The Brevinematales bacterium genomic interval CCTTGACGATAACCTTCGCGTTCAACTGATCCGGGTAGTGCTTTAATAGGGAAGTATCCAAACCGCGCTCAATCATCGACTTCGCGCGCTTGATCATCGATGTCGCCGAGCCGTATGCTTCCCAGCACCCCATACTCCCGCACGTGCATTGCATCCCGTTGACGATAATAATCATATGCCCGACTTCGCCGGCATAATTATTTACCCCGCCGTATAAGTCGCCGTTGATAAAAATAGCGCCGCCGATGCCGGTTCCGAGGGTGATCATCAGGAAATTTTTCCGGCCGACGCCCGTCCCGAACTGGAATTCTCCGCGCGCCGCGTTATTAGCATCGTTATCGATAAACGTGGGGATTTTAAAATCGTGCTCGATCTCCTTCGCGAGAGGAAATCCGTTCAGCGCCGGGATATTACTGATTCCCGAGACGATAGTGCCCTCTTCGGGGGAAATACTGCCGGGACATCCGATGCCGATACCTTTTATCTTATGGTCGGGATTTTTTTCTAAAAGGTGGCCGAGAGCGTGGGAAATATTCCTGTATATCTTATCCGCGGAATTGGTTTCCGCGAGAGTAGGTACTTCGGAGGAATTGATGATAACGCCTTTCTGGTCGACAATACCGAGCTTAACCGCGGTACCGCCCAGATCGATTCCGAGATAATCCGACATAAATTACCTCTACTTCAGTATTTGCCCGACGCGTTCGAGTACCTTTTCCCGATCCAGCGGCTTGACTATATAACCCTTAGCGCCGAGTTTGATGGCTTCCTTGACCGCGTCGGCGGTTCCGAGGGCTGTCGCCATAATAATAACGGCGTTAGGATCCGATTCGCGTATTGCCTTGAGGGTCTGTAATCCGTCCATCTCCGGCATCGTGATATCCAGTGTGACCAGGTCAATATTCGGGAATAACGATTTATAGAGCGCGAGGCCTTCTTTACCGTTATTCGCCGTACCGATGACCTCAAAATCGCGCGACATGAATATCTGCGAGAGCTGCTTAATAATAAACTGAGAATCGTCTATCACGATAACTCTATAGTTTCCGCCTGTTGATTTTTTGCCGATGGGAAAACCGTCTTCCCCAAACATGATTCCCATAGATTCCTCCTTTTATTCCTTAAACGCGATGTTGATCTCGACTATGCCCAAACCGGTATCGATGGGGATAATCAATGCTTCCATCTCAGAATTACCTTCGTAAATATTCAAATTTGTGCCGGTAATAATAGTCGGAGGCGTAAAATTAAACGCTAAACCCTCCTTTTCGAGTTTGGTTACCGCGCGCCCGGTGATCATATTCGCGAGCTCCGCGATAGTGGATTTCGCCATATCGTGAAATTCCTTAAATTCCTCGTTATTCAGTTTAGACGTGATCTTGACCGCGGTATCCTCGGTCATATCGAATACTATACGTCCGGTAACCTGTCCGGTAACGCCGATAACTACGGCGATCCCCTTCATGGATTCACCGAGTTTCTTCAGATATAATTGTCCCCGTTTGACGCTGGTATCCAGAACTTCGTTCAGGATATCGAATGCCGCTTCTACAAAGGGATTAATGTACTCAATTCGCATGTATTCCTCCGGCTATTTTAACGAAATCATATACTTCAATGAATTTTCGATATTTATTACCATAATTTCTTTTTCATCTTCTAATATAACCCCGCTGAATATAGAATTCTTCGCCCATTGCTTGAGGAATTTCCCTTCACGGTAGTTATCGTCGGTAGCGATAATTTTCTTGTAAATACTGTCAATCATAATGCCGAACACGTCCTTATCCTTATTCACGATGATGATGAATTTATCGTCATCGGTGATCACGTTCTGGTTGCGGAACGGATCGTCGAGGTCGAGGATCAGTTTGATACTGTATACGGGCAGTATAGCCCCGCGCAGGTTTAATACCCCAAGCAGTCTCTCGTTCGTATTCGGGACACGGAAAATCTTCTTAACAGTGATGATGCTCCTGATGTACATCACATCGAGCATATAAATATTGTTCTCCAGGTAAAATGCGATACCCTGAAACAGGATATTCGCCTTTCGGAGATTTTCTTCTTCTTTGGTGACTTTTTTATTGAGAATTCTGTTGTCTTCCATATCATCCTTCCTGCTGGGTTTTCATACCGACTTTAAAGAAGTAGGAGATGATCTGGCTGGTGTCGATAATATAACCGATGTCGCCGTTACCTACGATAGTCGCAGCCGAGATACCCGGGCTCTTGATCAGCTTCGTGTTTAAGGGCTTGATGACGATATCCTGTTCCCCGATCACCTCGCTCACTATAATCCCGACCTGACGCTCGCCGTATTTAGTGACGATGCAGTATTCTTTCGTGTTATCCTGTATATCGAACGGGAGGCCGTAGAAGAAATTTTTCAGCGCGAGGATGGGGATAAGTTTATCACGGAGCTCGAGCGCGAACGTCCCGTTGATATCCTTCAGGTTCTTCGGATCGATAATACCGTTTCTTCGACCGATGCGACGGGAATGACATAGTACATTCCCTCCACGACGATCAATAACCCCTGAATGATAGCGAGGGTAAGGGGAAGGCGGATGATAAACTTCGTACCCTTGCCCTTAACCGTAGAGATACCGACATTACCGCCGATCTCCTCGATTTTTTTACGGACAATATCCATTCCTACGCCGCGGCCGGAGAGGTTGGATACCTCCTTAGCGGTCGAGAACCCCGGGAGAAAAATCAGGCCTAAGAGCTCGCGATGGGACATTTTTTGCAGGAGATTCCTGTCCATCGTGTTCGCCGCGATTGCCTTCGCGCGCAGGACTTCGGGATCGATACCGTTACCGTCGTCGGAAACCTCGATAACAATACTGTCGCCTTCATGGGTGGCCTTCAGTATGATTTTACCGATTTCAGGCTTATTCGCCGCTTTCCGTTTGGCGGGTAATTCGATACCGTGGTCGACGGCGTTACGCAGAAGGTGAATCAACGGATCGAAAATATCGTCCACCATCCCCTTGTCGATTTCCGTCTCGACCCCCTCTATGATGAGGTCGATCTTTTTATCGAGCTTACTCGCGATATCGCGTATAAGGCGCGGGAAGCGGGTAAATACCGTCTGAATAGGCACCATCCGCATATTCATCACATTTTCCTGTAACGATGAAGATATCCGGTTGATTTTCTGGATATTCTCGGAAAAAACATCGAAACTGGAGAACATCAGAGTCAAAGCATTAAGAAGGCTTTTATTTTTTTCGGCTACGATGTCCGCTTCGCCGTTCAGGTTTAGCCGCATGATACCGTTCAGGAATTCCTTGAGCGATGATTTTACATCGGTGGATATCCTGTCGAAATCGTTATCTAACTGCGAAAACGTGGATTTTGTAATGACTAATTCGCCGAGGAGGTTCAGTAGATTATCGACCTTCCAGCTTTCGACCCTCAGGGTAGACAAATTCCGTTTTTCTACAGATGTATCGTCTTTCTGTTCGGGTTCCTGCGGAGCCTCATCCGGGGGATTGACTTCGCCAGTCACCGGGGTTTCCTCGACGGTATTATTATCCTGAGGCTGACTACCGGACTGCGTTGTGCCGGAAGATTCAAGCTCGGCTAATTTTTTACTGTCTATCTTTATCGAGTTGATCTGTACGACCATCTCCTGAAGGAACGTCTTTTCTTTTAGGTAGTTTTCAGCTTTATCGGAGGCGATAATAAAAACAACCTCGTTATAAAACATAATTTCCAGTTCATCTAATGAAGGGATTATTTTTATTATTTCCGCCGAGTCGTTCAGGAGCGAATAGAGCTGAAAAGACGAAACTTCTTTCATTTCATAGGATTCATTCAGTAAAAATTTCATCAGATAAACATTTCGCCCTTTTGAAAGAGCGTCGTTTATCATAGTAAAATCGTCGTTAGAGAGAGGGATATTACCGTCACCGGACATCTGAGATTGAGCGGTTACCGGAGCAACGGATTTCGCCTCCGGCTTGGGGGCGTCGGCTGATGAAAACTTCAACTTCGATAGAATATCGATGATCTGATAGGTGCGGGGGTCTTCATATATCGCGCCGGTCGTCCGGGCATTCAGCATTTTCTCGATGATATCACGGCATTCCAGCAGGACGGTAATCGTCTCAGTGGCAAGCGCGAGTTTATTTTTCCGCACCATATCGAGGATGTCTTCGATCAGATGCGTGAACTCCTGAATCTCATCGAAACCAACCGTACCCGCACCCCCTTTGATGGTATGCGCGACACGGAAAACCTCGTTGATGGACTTCGTATCCCCAGGGTTATGTTCCAACTGAAGTAAGGAACTTTCAAGATTATCGATCAGCGAGAACGCCTCTTCAAGAAAATCCTGCTCCAGTTCTTTCGTAAAATCATCCATCCTGTTTCCCCTATAAGGACTAAAAGTTTTTACAATCATAGTATATGTTATATCATAAAATATTGCAATATATGATTCAATTCATAGGAACACCGCTATTTACAGGTAGCCGCGATTACCCTGTTGACCGCCTCTCCTATATCGGAAATTTCAATCACGATGTCGATGCCCCCGTTCTTGATGGAGTTTCCGGGCATACCCCACACGACCGAGCTTTTCTCATCCTGGGCTATCATAATGGCGCCGTCCTTACGAAGCCGCACGCTTTCGATCGAGCCGTCACGGCCCATCCCGCTCAGGATTAACCCCAGTACCCTGCTCCCCACAGCCTCGCGGATTGACTTAAAAAATATATCCACCGAAGGCTTGAAGAAGAATCCGTCGTATTCCATAGGGTCTGTCTTGAATACCAGCTTATCGCCCGCGCTCTTAATGAGAGAATGACACCCACCGGGACATACATAGATAGTGCCGTTTTCAAGAATATCGCCGTCCTTCGCTTCGACAACGGGACGGTTATAGATTTTAGTCAGATTTTTCGCGAACTCGAGGGTAAACCCTGTCGGCATATGCTGCGCGATGACCATAGGCACGGGTATAGGCTTCAACGTGCTCATTATTTTACGGATGGCGTTCGGCCCGCCCGTGGATGAGCCGATCGCGATCAGCAAAGGACGAACAGGTTTCGCCTCCCATACCTTAGGAAGGTTATCCAGTCCGAATAACAGGCCGTCCGGTGCGGGCGGGGGAACAATGATCTCAGGAGTATCG includes:
- a CDS encoding ROK family protein; the protein is MSDYLGIDLGGTAVKLGIVDQKGVIINSSEVPTLAETNSADKIYRNISHALGHLLEKNPDHKIKGIGIGCPGSISPEEGTIVSGISNIPALNGFPLAKEIEHDFKIPTFIDNDANNAARGEFQFGTGVGRKNFLMITLGTGIGGAIFINGDLYGGVNNYAGEVGHMIIIVNGMQCTCGSMGCWEAYGSATSMIKRAKSMIERGLDTSLLKHYPDQLNAKVIVKEAIAGDMIAKEIIISTGKYVGIGLANLINIFNPELCIIGGGVSLAGEILFKEIMKYAKINTLPRAWEVVSIEQAKLGNKAGILGSAALAFMKTK
- a CDS encoding response regulator, whose amino-acid sequence is MGIMFGEDGFPIGKKSTGGNYRVIVIDDSQFIIKQLSQIFMSRDFEVIGTANNGKEGLALYKSLFPNIDLVTLDITMPEMDGLQTLKAIRESDPNAVIIMATALGTADAVKEAIKLGAKGYIVKPLDREKVLERVGQILK
- a CDS encoding chemotaxis protein CheX, with the protein product MRIEYINPFVEAAFDILNEVLDTSVKRGQLYLKKLGESMKGIAVVIGVTGQVTGRIVFDMTEDTAVKITSKLNNEEFKEFHDMAKSTIAELANMITGRAVTKLEKEGLAFNFTPPTIITGTNLNIYEGNSEMEALIIPIDTGLGIVEINIAFKE
- a CDS encoding chemotaxis protein CheA: MDDFTKELEQDFLEEAFSLIDNLESSLLQLEHNPGDTKSINEVFRVAHTIKGGAGTVGFDEIQEFTHLIEDILDMVRKNKLALATETITVLLECRDIIEKMLNARTTGAIYEDPRTYQIIDILSKLKFSSADAPKPEAKSVAPVTAQSQMSGDGNIPLSNDDFTMINDALSKGRNVYLMKFLLNESYEMKEVSSFQLYSLLNDSAEIIKIIPSLDELEIMFYNEVVFIIASDKAENYLKEKTFLQEMVVQINSIKIDSKKLAELESSGTTQSGSQPQDNNTVEETPVTGEVNPPDEAPQEPEQKDDTSVEKRNLSTLRVESWKVDNLLNLLGELVITKSTFSQLDNDFDRISTDVKSSLKEFLNGIMRLNLNGEADIVAEKNKSLLNALTLMFSSFDVFSENIQKINRISSSLQENVMNMRMVPIQTVFTRFPRLIRDIASKLDKKIDLIIEGVETEIDKGMVDDIFDPLIHLLRNAVDHGIELPAKRKAANKPEIGKIILKATHEGDSIVIEVSDDGNGIDPEVLRAKAIAANTMDRNLLQKMSHRELLGLIFLPGFSTAKEVSNLSGRGVGMDIVRKKIEEIGGNVGISTVKGKGTKFIIRLPLTLAIIQGLLIVVEGMYYVIPVASVEETVLSIRRT
- the cheB gene encoding chemotaxis-specific protein-glutamate methyltransferase CheB — protein: MSSNKIKVMIIDDSVLIRKYVTSIINSFPDMEVVTTAPNGKIGLQKFFFYHPDIIILDIEMPEMNGLEFLKYIQANCAPSVRPKILVFSSLVGEGTTTTFEALANGAAEFIRKPDGKISDHISVISNQMGIIIRELYQTMIKNREHLPEPKNDTPEIIVPPPAPDGLLFGLDNLPKVWEAKPVRPLLIAIGSSTGGPNAIRKIMSTLKPIPVPMVIAQHMPTGFTLEFAKNLTKIYNRPVVEAKDGDILENGTIYVCPGGCHSLIKSAGDKLVFKTDPMEYDGFFFKPSVDIFFKSIREAVGSRVLGLILSGMGRDGSIESVRLRKDGAIMIAQDEKSSVVWGMPGNSIKNGGIDIVIEISDIGEAVNRVIAATCK